A stretch of the Pan paniscus chromosome 2, NHGRI_mPanPan1-v2.0_pri, whole genome shotgun sequence genome encodes the following:
- the WDR53 gene encoding WD repeat-containing protein 53 isoform X2 gives MLWSLQKARPLWITNLQEDETEEMEGPQSPGQLLNPALAHSISVASCGNIFSCGAEDGKVRIFRVMGVKCEQELGFKGHTLGVSQVCFLPESYLLLTGGNDGKITLWDANSEVEKKQKSPTKRTHRKKPKRGTCTKQGGKTNASVTDEEEHGNILPKLNIDHGEKVNWLLGTKIKGHQNILVADQTSCISVYPLNEF, from the coding sequence ATGCTGTGGAGTCTTCAAAAAGCCCGACCACTCTGGATTACAAATTTACAGGAGGATGAAACAGAAGAAATGGAAGGCCCACAGTCACCTGGTCAGCTCTTAAACCCTGCCCTAGCCCATTCTATCTCTGTGGCTTCGTGTGGTAATATTTTTAGTTGTGGTGCAGAAGATGGTAAGGTTCGAATCTTTCGGGTGATGGGAGTTAAGTGTGAACAGGAACTGGGATTTAAGGGCCACACTTTAGGGGTATCCCAGGTCTGCTTTCTCCCGGAATCCTATTTGCTGCTTACTGGAGGGAATGATGGTAAGATCACGTTGTGGGATGCAAACAGTGAAGTTGAGAAAAAACAGAAGAGTCCCACAAAACGTACCCACAGGAAGAAACCTAAAAGAGGAACTTGCACCAAGCAGGGTGGAAAAACTAACGCTTcagtaacagatgaggaagaacaTGGCAACATTTTACCAAAGCTAAATATTGACCATGGAGAAAAAGTGAACTGGCTCTTGGGTACAAAAATAAAGGGACACCAAAATATATTAGTAGCTGATCAAACTAGTTGTATATCTGTATACCccttaaatgaattttaa
- the WDR53 gene encoding WD repeat-containing protein 53 isoform X1 yields the protein MAVKWTGGHSSPVLCLNASKEGLLASGAEGGDLTAWGEDGTPLGHTRFQGADDVTSVLFSPSCPTKLYASHGETISVLDVRSLKDSLDHFHVNEEEINCLSLNQTENLLASADDSGAIKILDLENKKVIRSLKRHSNICSSVAFRPQRPQSLVSCGLDMQVMLWSLQKARPLWITNLQEDETEEMEGPQSPGQLLNPALAHSISVASCGNIFSCGAEDGKVRIFRVMGVKCEQELGFKGHTLGVSQVCFLPESYLLLTGGNDGKITLWDANSEVEKKQKSPTKRTHRKKPKRGTCTKQGGKTNASVTDEEEHGNILPKLNIDHGEKVNWLLGTKIKGHQNILVADQTSCISVYPLNEF from the exons ATGGCAGTCAAGTGGACGGGTGGGCATTCTTCTCCTGTCCTCTGCCTGAATGCAAGTAAAGAAGGGCTGCTGGCTTCTGGAGCAGAGGGCGGAGATCTCACGGCTTGGGGTGAAGATGGAACTCCATTAGGACACACGCGGTTCCAAGGGGCTGATGATGTTACCAGTGTCTTATTTTCTCCCTCCTGTCCCACCAAGCTCTATGCCTCACATGGAGAAACCATTAGTGTACTGGATGTCAGGTCCCTCAAAGATTCCTTGGACCATTTTCATGTGAATGAAGAAGAAATCAATTGTCTTTCATTGAATCAAACGGAAAACCTGCTGGCTTCTGCTGACGACTCTGGGGCAATCAAAATCCTAGACTTGGAAAACAAGAAAGTTATCAGATCCTTGAAGAGACATTCCAATATCTGCTCCTCAGTGGCTTTTCGGCCTCAGAGGCCTCAGAGCCTGGTGTCATGTGGACTGGATATGCAG GTGATGCTGTGGAGTCTTCAAAAAGCCCGACCACTCTGGATTACAAATTTACAGGAGGATGAAACAGAAGAAATGGAAGGCCCACAGTCACCTGGTCAGCTCTTAAACCCTGCCCTAGCCCATTCTATCTCTGTGGCTTCGTGTGGTAATATTTTTAGTTGTGGTGCAGAAGATGGTAAGGTTCGAATCTTTCGGGTGATGGGAGTTAAGTGTGAACAGGAACTGGGATTTAAGGGCCACACTTTAGGGGTATCCCAGGTCTGCTTTCTCCCGGAATCCTATTTGCTGCTTACTGGAGGGAATGATGGTAAGATCACGTTGTGGGATGCAAACAGTGAAGTTGAGAAAAAACAGAAGAGTCCCACAAAACGTACCCACAGGAAGAAACCTAAAAGAGGAACTTGCACCAAGCAGGGTGGAAAAACTAACGCTTcagtaacagatgaggaagaacaTGGCAACATTTTACCAAAGCTAAATATTGACCATGGAGAAAAAGTGAACTGGCTCTTGGGTACAAAAATAAAGGGACACCAAAATATATTAGTAGCTGATCAAACTAGTTGTATATCTGTATACCccttaaatgaattttaa